In Denitratisoma sp. DHT3, one DNA window encodes the following:
- a CDS encoding ABC transporter ATP-binding protein/permease, with protein MGDPAQAAGRETSPRRRLIVLARAGWRIGVLWFRSEECWQARALLAGLVALNLAGVGVAVASSYWNAALFNALGAKDWDAFVFQLFAYSGIAAASIVHAFGDITLNKWLTIRWRRWLTGRYLAPWLADGVHYRVQLFGDAPDNPDQRIAEDVSLYVKHAISIGLGLLTTLVALASFGTILATIPAAAPIELMGIAIAMPLLLVMSSFLYAGIGTWLMHLLGRSLIGLDATQQKAEADFRFSLARLRENTEEVAFIRGEPAERAELDQRFSLLMTNWYALLSRQRWLRVFETAFVNIVVVFPYLLAAPLYFSGAMPLGGLTQISGAFFRIRHELSFLIRNYAALAYWGSVIERLSAFEEALAAAQAHPAGRIAHVAHDDPGPALAASDLVVRLPDGAPIAAVAGFTLTPGERVLLIGSSGIGKTSLLRALAGIWPFGEGRVSVKRGARLMALPQRGYLPLGTLRDALAYPGLAGSMSDDVLRDALAAVGLPMLADRLDDDIVSTAGLSGGERQRIAFARALLHRPDILLLDEAVSALDETSEAALHRLLATRLPDTAVLSAGHRASLAALHNRTVRLATAEGDGSRLADHAVTHRPIENVHTAVAG; from the coding sequence ATGGGTGACCCCGCGCAGGCGGCAGGGCGCGAGACGAGTCCGCGCCGCCGCCTGATTGTTCTGGCAAGGGCTGGCTGGCGCATCGGCGTCCTCTGGTTCCGCTCGGAAGAGTGCTGGCAGGCGCGGGCGCTGCTGGCTGGCTTGGTTGCGCTCAACCTTGCCGGCGTCGGCGTGGCGGTGGCGTCGAGCTACTGGAACGCGGCGCTGTTCAACGCGCTCGGCGCGAAGGACTGGGACGCCTTCGTGTTCCAGCTCTTCGCCTACAGCGGCATCGCTGCCGCCTCCATCGTGCATGCCTTCGGCGACATCACCCTGAACAAATGGCTCACCATCCGCTGGCGGCGCTGGCTCACCGGCCGCTATCTCGCGCCCTGGCTCGCGGATGGCGTGCATTACCGGGTGCAGCTTTTCGGCGACGCGCCGGACAACCCCGACCAGCGCATCGCCGAGGACGTGAGCCTCTATGTCAAGCATGCGATCTCGATCGGCCTGGGCTTGCTCACCACGCTGGTCGCGCTGGCTTCCTTCGGCACCATCCTGGCGACGATCCCCGCCGCCGCTCCGATCGAACTCATGGGCATCGCAATCGCCATGCCCTTGCTGCTGGTGATGTCGTCGTTTCTCTATGCCGGCATCGGCACCTGGCTGATGCATCTCCTCGGCCGGTCGCTGATCGGTCTCGATGCCACGCAGCAGAAGGCGGAAGCCGATTTCCGCTTCTCGCTGGCGCGGCTACGCGAGAACACCGAGGAGGTGGCGTTCATCAGGGGGGAGCCGGCGGAGCGCGCGGAACTCGACCAGCGCTTCTCCCTCCTCATGACGAACTGGTACGCGCTGCTGTCGCGGCAGCGCTGGTTGAGGGTGTTCGAGACGGCTTTCGTCAATATCGTGGTCGTTTTCCCTTATTTGCTGGCTGCGCCGCTCTATTTTTCCGGCGCGATGCCGCTCGGCGGCTTGACGCAGATCTCAGGAGCGTTTTTCCGCATCCGCCATGAACTCTCCTTCCTGATTCGCAACTATGCCGCGCTCGCCTATTGGGGCTCTGTGATCGAGCGGCTGTCGGCCTTTGAGGAGGCGCTTGCGGCGGCACAGGCACACCCGGCCGGCCGGATCGCGCACGTCGCGCATGACGATCCCGGTCCGGCGCTGGCCGCGAGCGATCTCGTCGTGCGGCTGCCGGACGGTGCTCCCATCGCCGCTGTCGCCGGGTTCACGCTGACCCCCGGCGAGCGCGTGCTGCTCATCGGTTCCTCGGGCATCGGCAAGACCAGCCTGCTCCGGGCGCTGGCCGGCATCTGGCCGTTCGGCGAAGGACGCGTGAGCGTGAAGCGCGGCGCGCGCCTGATGGCGCTGCCGCAACGCGGCTACCTGCCGCTCGGCACCTTGCGCGACGCGCTCGCCTATCCCGGCCTTGCCGGTTCGATGTCGGATGACGTGCTGCGCGATGCGCTCGCCGCGGTCGGCCTGCCGATGCTTGCCGACCGGCTCGACGACGACATCGTGTCCACGGCCGGCCTGTCCGGCGGCGAGCGGCAGCGCATCGCCTTCGCACGCGCCCTGCTCCACCGGCCCGACATCCTGCTGCTCGACGAGGCGGTCTCGGCGCTCGACGAGACGTCCGAAGCCGCGCTCCATCGCCTGCTCGCCACGCGGCTGCCCGATACGGCGGTCCTGAGCGCCGGCCACCGCGCCTCGCTCGCCGCCCTGCATAACCGCACCGTACGCCTCGCCACCGCCGAAGGCGACGGGTCGCGGCTTGCCGATCATGCCGTCACCCATCGGCCGATCGAAAACGTTCATACCGCCGTGGCCGGATGA